A stretch of DNA from Catenulispora acidiphila DSM 44928:
CGACTCCACCGACATGCCCGGGCGGATGGGCACGCGGCGGCGCGAGCTGTTCACCTACCGCGGGCTGTACTTCCACCTGCAGGACTTCGACCACGAGCACGGCGGCGAGGACATCGAGGCGGCGAAGACCGATCCGCAGTTCGTGCGGATCAGCGCGGATCTGAAGCCGTTCATCGAGGCCTACGACC
This window harbors:
- a CDS encoding TcmI family type II polyketide cyclase, giving the protein MHSTLIVARMDPGSAGDVAKLFGEFDSTDMPGRMGTRRRELFTYRGLYFHLQDFDHEHGGEDIEAAKTDPQFVRISADLKPFIEAYDPATWKSPADAMASRFYRWSATS